Proteins encoded by one window of Rhinolophus ferrumequinum isolate MPI-CBG mRhiFer1 chromosome 13, mRhiFer1_v1.p, whole genome shotgun sequence:
- the BCL11A gene encoding B-cell lymphoma/leukemia 11A isoform X4 encodes MNFPLGDILIFIEHKRKQCNGSLCLEKAVDKPPSPSPIEMKKASNPVEVGIQVTPEDDDCLSTSSRGICPKQEHIADKLLHWRGLSSPRSAHGALIPTPGMSAEYAPQGICKDEPSSYTCTTCKQPFTSAWFLLQHAQNTHGLRIYLESEHGSPLTPRVGIPSGLGAECPSQPPLHGIHIADNNPFNLLRIPGSVSREASGLAEGRFPPTPPLFSPPPRHHLDPHRIERLGAEEMALATHHPSAFDRVLRLNPMAMEPPAMDFSRRLRELAGNTSSPPLSPGRPSPMQRLLQPFQPGSKPPFLATPPLPPLQSAPPPSQPPVKSKSCEFCGKTFKFQSNLVVHRRSHTGEKPYKCNLCDHACTQASKLKRHMKTHMHKSSPMTVKSDDGLSTASSPEPGTSDLVGSASSALKSVVAKFKSENDPNLIPENGDEEEEEDDEEEEEEEEEEEEELTESERVDYGFGLSLEAARHHENSSRGAVVGVGDEGRTLPDVMQGMVLSSMQHFSEAFHQVLGEKHKRGHLAEVEGHRDTCDEDSVAGESDRIDDGTVNGRGCSPGESASGGLSKKLLLGSPSSLSPFSKRIKLEKEFDLPPAAMPNTENVYSQWLAGYAASRQLKDPFLSFGDSRQSPFASSSEHSSENGSLRFSTPPGELDGGISGRSGTGSGGSTPHISGPGPGRPSSKEGRRSDTCEYCGKVFKNCSNLTVHRRSHTGERPYKCELCNYACAQSSKLTRHMKTHGQVGKDVYKCEICKMPFSVYSTLEKHMKKWHSDRVLNNDIKTE; translated from the exons ATAAACTTCTGCACTGGAGGGGCCTGTCCTCCCCTCGTTCTGCACATGGAGCTCTAATCCCCACGCCCGGGATGAGTGCAGAATATGCCCCGCAGGGTATTT GTAAAGATGAGCCCAGCAGCTACACATGTACAACTTGCAAACAGCCATTCACCAGTGCATGGTTTCTCTTGCAACACGCACAGAACACTCATGGATTAAGAATCTACTTAGAAAGCGAACACGGAAGTCCCCTGACCCCGCGGGTTGGTATCCCTTCAGGACTAGGTGCAGAATGTCCTTCCCAGCCACCTCTCCATGGGATCCATATTGCAGACAATAACCCCTTTAACCTGCTAAGAATACCAGGATCAGTATCGAGAGAGGCTTCCGGCCTGGCAGAAGGGCGCTTTCCACCCACTCCCCCCCTGTTTAGCCCACCACCGAGACATCACTTGGACCCCCACCGCATAGAGCGCCTGGGGGCAGAAGAGATGGCCCTGGCCACCCATCACCCGAGTGCCTTTGACAGGGTGCTGCGGTTGAACCCAATGGCTATGGAGCCTCCCGCCATGGATTTCTCTAGGAGACTTAGAGAGCTGGCAGGGAACACGTCTAGCCCACCGCTGTCCCCAGGCCGGCCCAGCCCTATGCAAAGGTTACTGCAACCATTCCAGCCAGGTAGCAAGCCACCCTTCCTGGCGACgccccccctccctcctctgcaatccgcccctcctccctcccagcccccggTCAAGTCCAAGTCATGCGAATTCTGCGGCAAGACGTTCAAATTTCAGAGCAACCTGGTGGTGCACCGGCGCAGCCACACGGGCGAGAAGCCCTACAAGTGCAACCTGTGCGACCATGCGTGCACGCAGGCCAGCAAGCTGAAGCGCCACATGAAGACCCACATGCACAAGTCATCCCCCATGACGGTCAAGTCCGACGACGGCCTCTCCACTGCCAGCTCCCCGGAACCCGGCACCAGCGACCTGGTGGGCAGCGCCAGCAGCGCGCTCAAGTCCGTTGTGGCCAAGTTCAAGAGCGAGAACGACCCCAACCTGATCCCGGAGAACGGggacgaggaggaagaggaggacgatgaggaagaggaagaagaggaggaagaggaggaggaggagctgacAGAGAGCGAGAGGGTGGACTACGGCTTCGGGCTGAGCCTGGAGGCGGCGCGCCACCATGAAAACAGCTCGAGGGGCGCCGTGGTAGGCGTGGGCGACGAGGGCCGCACCCTGCCCGACGTCATGCAGGGCATGGTGCTCAGCTCCATGCAGCACTTCAGTGAGGCCTTCCACCAGGTCCTGGGCGAGAAGCATAAGCGCGGCCACCTGGCTGAGGTTGAGGGCCATAGGGACACTTGCGATGAAGACTCGGTGGCGGGCGAGTCGGACCGCATAGACGATGGCACTGTTAACGGCCGCGGCTGCTCCCCAGGCGAGTCAGCCTCAGGGGGCCTGTCCAAAAAGCTGCTGCTGGGCAGTCCCAGCTCGCTGAGCCCCTTCTCCAAGCGCATCAAGCTCGAGAAGGAGTTCGACCTGCCCCCCGCCGCGATGCCCAACACCGAGAACGTGTACTCGCAGTGGCTAGCCGGCTACGCGGCCTCCAGGCAGCTCAAAGATCCCTTCCTTAGCTTCGGAGACTCCAGACAATCGCCTTTCGCCTCCTCGTCGGAGCACTCCTCGGAGAATGGGAGCTTGCGCTTCTCCACGCCCCCCGGGGAGCTGGACGGAGGGATCTCGGGGCGCAGCGGCACGGGAAGTGGAGGGAGCACGCCCCATATTAGTGGTCCGGGCCCGGGCAGGCCCAGCTCAAAAGAGGGCAGACGCAGCGACACTTGTGAGTACTGTGGGAAAGTCTTCAAGAACTGTAGCAATCTCACTGTCCACAGGAGAAGCCACACGGGCGAAAGGCCTTATAAATGCGAGCTGTGCAACTATGCCTGTGCCCAGAGTAGCAAGCTCACCAGGCACATGAAAACGCATGGCCAGGTGGGGAAGGACGTTTACAAATGTGAAATTTGTAAGATGCCTTTTAGCGTGTACAgtaccctggagaaacacatgaaaaaatggcACAGTGATCGAGTGTTGAATAATGATATAAAAACTGAATAG